CCAGGACTATCTCGATCCCGGGTATCGCAGCCCGGTGAGCGAGATCGTCGATAAGCCTTCGTTCGAGAATTTCCTTTCGCGTCCGGCGACGCTCACCGACCACTTGAGCTGGCAGCTCTCCGCGCTGAGCCTGCGGCCGGAGGTACGCGAGGCCGCTGAGTTGATCATCGGCAACCTGGAAGACGATGGCTACCTTACCGCCAGCGAAGAAGAGCTGATGCGCGTGGCGAATGGCCAGGTCGTGGGATTGAATGGGCGCGAGGCAGTGGAGCCGGTAGAGACAGAGACGGAGCGCGGGATCTCGGTAGCGGCGGACGAGGCAGTCGCGTCCACTGAAGATGTGGTGGGCGAGTCACGACCCTCGGACGACGGCGCCGGGCAGCTGATGACGGCGCGCACGCAGGATGAAGCGTCCTCCGACACGCGGGCGGCAAGCACGCACGCGAAGATCTTAGAGATGCCGGCGAACTATCGCGCGAGGTTCGAGCAGCGCGACCTGGCTGCGGCGCTCGAGCTGGTGCGGCAGATGGATCCGGTGGGCGTTGCGGCGCGCGACCTGCGCGACTGCCTGCTGCTGCAACTCAAGCACCAGCAGAAGCTTGCCGAAGACGAAGGCGACGACGTGCTGCCGGTGATCGAGGATTGCATCGCCATCGTGGGCGACCATCTCAAGCTGCTGCAGAACAAACAGCATCGCGAGATCGCGAAGGCCATTGGCAAGCCGGTGGAGACCATTCAGGCCGCGCTCGATCACATCCGCACGCTCGATCCCAAGCCGGGGCTGCGCTACAACAAGGTCGAGCCGCGGCTGATCGAGCCCGACGTGGCGTTCGTGAAGCACGGCGACGACTACCTGATCATGATGAACGAAGACGATATGCCGGTGCTGCGTCTGAATCCGACGTATCGCAAGCTGTTGCATCGCGACGCGGCGGAGAAAGACGTCCGCAATTACGTGAAGGAGCGGTACAAGTCGGCGATCCAGTTGATCAAGAACATCGAGCAGCGCAAGCAGACCATCACAAAGGTCTGTTACGTGATCGTGAGCCGGCAGCGCGAGTTCCTGGATCAAGGCGTGGACCAGCTGAAGCCAATGATGATCAAAGAAGTGGCGGAAGAGATCGGAGTGCACCCCTCGACAGTGAGCCGCGCGGTGGCGAACAAATACGCGCACACGCCGCAGGGTGTCTTCGAGCTGCGCTACTTCTTCTCCGAGAGCGTGCAGGGGCCGGAGGGCGGCAACACGTCGCTACTTATCCTGAAACGCCGGGTTAAGAAACTCATCGAAGAAGAAGACCCTTCGCGTCCGCTGACCGACGAGCAGATCACGCGCA
The nucleotide sequence above comes from Acidobacteriota bacterium. Encoded proteins:
- the rpoN gene encoding RNA polymerase factor sigma-54, producing the protein MVLLQPKLNLKVSQKQILTPGLVQMVSVLALNKLELKDMINAEMVENPVLEELDSTVPLIDEIAGKEEKRDREQASDEAPPADADKKDPFDEIDFGSFFQDYLDPGYRSPVSEIVDKPSFENFLSRPATLTDHLSWQLSALSLRPEVREAAELIIGNLEDDGYLTASEEELMRVANGQVVGLNGREAVEPVETETERGISVAADEAVASTEDVVGESRPSDDGAGQLMTARTQDEASSDTRAASTHAKILEMPANYRARFEQRDLAAALELVRQMDPVGVAARDLRDCLLLQLKHQQKLAEDEGDDVLPVIEDCIAIVGDHLKLLQNKQHREIAKAIGKPVETIQAALDHIRTLDPKPGLRYNKVEPRLIEPDVAFVKHGDDYLIMMNEDDMPVLRLNPTYRKLLHRDAAEKDVRNYVKERYKSAIQLIKNIEQRKQTITKVCYVIVSRQREFLDQGVDQLKPMMIKEVAEEIGVHPSTVSRAVANKYAHTPQGVFELRYFFSESVQGPEGGNTSLLILKRRVKKLIEEEDPSRPLTDEQITRILQSQGIQVTRRTVAKYREDMKIPSTHQRRVKN